Proteins co-encoded in one Acidobacteriota bacterium genomic window:
- a CDS encoding glycoside hydrolase codes for MLQTIQAQKRFYIAPDDHTDYFWVADDVTYRQVFLTMSDYYLNKMDATQNNPSDTQMRWNCDGSLWMWEYEKNRTPQQFERFLSRIRDGHMSVALNPLVLVQGGAPAETVLRGMYYPGMIERRHNVKFPMAMAMENQTMPLGLTSLWAGSGAKYSWKGVCNCASDVPGLNNRDREIYYSGGRDGSKVLMKWQSVLTDNQMFGGYAEAFDPMQSILFAENNTTFRNKYPYPVIGAFGRGWDYLQYTSDEFVTVAQQNSNPNRRIIVSNQEDFFRDFETNHGTGLETYAAAFGNDWDILVASMAEVSARVKRAAEKLRSAEAMATLVSLDDPAFMTSRTAARDEAMLNFGLYFEHDWTADSPVISRETRANWSRSVEKNITSYVEDLYKDARYELGRRISRSGTGQRFYVFNPSSWTRTDLADVPLGPFTRKARAVDVSTGLDVPSQVIRQGANTVLRILATDIPSAGYKVFEIRAGMDVGNPPAATVNGATAENEFYRITLAPDGAITSFIDKVRGNRETVREIEGKVINDLGGDRSGIVQVESSGPVSTTLIATSESPVKHITRVTLFRGINRVDISNEITENFSDVKTWNYSFDINSPDMWHEEVGAVIRAKLLANGGHYSPRNARYDWLTMNHFADISDGAANNFGVTISNWDNYFMRYGDSAINSLDTTRPQINVLAGGQTNYAFLGIPDQGGDSYFLQRFALSTHGAFDQTAAMKFSLEHQNPLVAGMIEGTGTQNRAYPANSFSFLNITNPNVLLWSLKPAEDGISRGIVARVWNQSNSPANYQLSLSQPITSADRTTHIETTIAPATVTSGVLNTSINQQQIQTHLLRVQ; via the coding sequence ATGCTCCAGACCATCCAGGCTCAAAAGCGTTTTTATATCGCGCCTGACGATCACACGGATTATTTCTGGGTTGCGGATGATGTTACGTATCGCCAGGTGTTCCTGACGATGTCCGATTATTACCTCAACAAAATGGATGCGACACAGAATAATCCGTCAGACACGCAGATGCGTTGGAACTGTGATGGCAGCCTGTGGATGTGGGAATACGAAAAGAATCGCACCCCTCAGCAGTTCGAACGGTTCCTGTCGCGGATCCGCGACGGGCACATGAGTGTGGCTCTGAATCCACTAGTCCTTGTTCAGGGAGGAGCACCGGCTGAGACGGTTCTACGCGGAATGTATTACCCGGGCATGATAGAACGCCGGCACAATGTGAAATTTCCGATGGCGATGGCTATGGAAAATCAGACGATGCCGCTCGGGCTCACGTCGTTATGGGCAGGTTCGGGAGCGAAATACAGTTGGAAAGGCGTGTGCAATTGTGCCTCCGACGTTCCGGGCCTGAACAACCGCGACCGTGAGATCTATTACTCCGGCGGGCGCGACGGCAGCAAAGTGTTGATGAAGTGGCAGTCGGTGCTGACCGACAACCAGATGTTCGGCGGTTATGCCGAAGCATTTGACCCGATGCAATCGATCCTGTTTGCCGAAAATAACACGACATTTCGCAATAAATATCCATATCCGGTCATCGGTGCGTTTGGCAGGGGTTGGGATTATTTGCAATACACAAGTGATGAATTTGTCACTGTTGCCCAGCAAAATTCTAATCCCAATCGTCGGATCATCGTTTCAAATCAGGAAGATTTCTTTCGTGATTTTGAGACTAATCACGGCACCGGGCTTGAAACATACGCCGCTGCGTTCGGGAATGATTGGGACATTCTAGTCGCCTCAATGGCTGAGGTATCTGCTAGGGTAAAACGCGCTGCCGAAAAGCTTCGCAGTGCTGAGGCGATGGCAACTCTGGTGTCGCTTGACGATCCGGCATTCATGACATCGCGAACGGCAGCTCGCGATGAGGCAATGCTGAATTTCGGGCTTTACTTCGAGCACGACTGGACCGCTGACAGCCCGGTGATCTCGCGGGAAACACGGGCGAACTGGAGCCGCTCGGTCGAAAAGAACATTACCTCATACGTTGAGGATCTCTACAAAGACGCCCGTTATGAACTCGGCCGCCGCATATCGCGAAGCGGTACAGGCCAGCGGTTTTATGTATTCAATCCGTCGAGCTGGACACGGACTGATCTTGCGGACGTGCCGCTCGGGCCGTTCACGAGAAAGGCGAGGGCCGTTGATGTCTCGACCGGCCTCGACGTGCCGTCACAGGTCATAAGGCAGGGAGCGAATACGGTTCTAAGAATTCTCGCGACAGATATTCCGTCTGCCGGCTATAAGGTATTTGAGATCCGGGCGGGAATGGATGTCGGCAATCCGCCAGCCGCGACCGTTAATGGTGCGACGGCCGAGAACGAATTTTACAGGATCACTCTCGCACCCGATGGTGCCATCACAAGCTTTATCGACAAGGTTCGAGGTAACAGAGAGACCGTTCGGGAGATCGAAGGGAAGGTCATCAATGACCTCGGCGGCGACCGCAGTGGGATCGTACAAGTCGAAAGCTCTGGGCCTGTGAGCACCACCCTGATTGCGACCTCGGAAAGCCCGGTTAAGCACATCACGCGGGTCACTCTCTTTCGAGGCATCAACCGGGTCGATATCAGCAACGAGATCACCGAGAATTTTAGTGATGTGAAGACCTGGAATTATTCGTTCGACATCAATTCGCCCGATATGTGGCATGAAGAGGTCGGGGCTGTCATCCGCGCCAAACTGCTCGCGAACGGCGGCCACTATTCCCCGCGAAACGCGCGATACGATTGGCTCACGATGAACCATTTCGCTGATATCAGCGACGGAGCTGCAAATAATTTCGGCGTGACCATCTCTAATTGGGATAACTATTTCATGAGGTATGGAGACAGCGCGATCAATTCGCTGGACACGACCAGGCCGCAGATCAATGTTCTTGCCGGCGGACAAACCAATTACGCGTTCCTGGGTATTCCGGATCAGGGCGGCGATTCATATTTTCTCCAAAGGTTTGCCCTTTCGACGCACGGAGCGTTTGATCAGACGGCAGCGATGAAATTCTCGCTCGAACACCAAAACCCGCTCGTCGCCGGCATGATCGAAGGCACCGGAACGCAAAACCGTGCGTACCCCGCAAACAGTTTCTCGTTCCTGAATATCACAAACCCAAACGTCCTGCTCTGGAGCCTCAAACCCGCCGAAGACGGCATCTCACGCGGCATTGTCGCCCGCGTCTGGAACCAAAGCAATTCACCCGCAAACTACCAACTATCGCTTTCTCAGCCAATAACCTCCGCCGACCGCACAACCCACATCGAAACCACGATCGCCCCGGCAACTGTGACGTCGGGTGTATTGAACACAAGCATCAATCAACAGCAGATACAGACGCATTTGCTGCGGGTGCAGTAG